The sequence CAAGAGGAATGGTCTCTATATCGAGCGTAGCGATGGGCGCTTCTTGCAGCATCGTTAAAGCTTGCTCTAATGGCAATAATCCTGGTGCGTCACAACAGCTCATTTTGAAAGCCTCATTTTTGATTGACCATCCATACTGCGGCCTCAACGCGAGAACGCAAGTTTAATTTTTTTAAGATATGTTTAACGTGTACTTTAACGGTGCCGTCCGATATGTCCAGTTCTCGTGCAATAAGTTTATTACTTAAACCCTTCGCAATATACTTTAAAATTTCATGTTCACGGCTGGTTAATTTTGCCAGTAGATTGGGCCTATCGCTACCTTCGCCTCTAATGGCGCCAGCCAAAATATGGGTGAGTTTCTGGCTGATAACCATTTTTCCCAGTGCGGCTTCTTTTAAGTTTTCAAGAATTTGTTCGGGATCCATGTCTTTTAGCAGGTAGCCATCTGCGCCGTGCGTAATTGCACTTACAACATCTTCGTCGTTATCGGAAACGGTGAGCATAATAATGCGAGAGCTTACATCAGCTTCCCTTAGGCCCCGTAGCGTTTCTATACCGTCCATACCTTGCATATTTAAATCTAACACAATGAGGTCGGGATCTTTTTCTACCGCTATCGCAATTGCATCTTTACCATTGCTGGCTTCGCCAATAACAACTAATTCATCTTCGAACTCGATTAATTGCGCTAGGCCTTTTCGGAGTAGGGGATGGTCGTCGACAAGTAATATGGTCGCGGCGTTTTCTGTCATGGTGTTAGCCTTATTTTGCGCTGAAAGGGCGAAACTGTCGTGGCAAGAGAAAGTGGAATTATAACGAATAACAGGTGTGACACCCAGCAGGCATTTGATCTATATCAGCTATTTTCGTAAGGATATTGTCGGGCCATTGGTGTCCGTACCCATTTATGATGCGCACGTATAGCGGTTGAATCAGCGTATCTCTACGGTGATACCTCTTTGGGGGTATAGGCTTTTGCCGCGTGGCCTTTATTCTCTACCTCTTGGCGCGCCTTGTTCGCGACTGCAATCTTTTCCATAGTACAGCCGTCATTTTTTTAACTGCCGGTTAATTTCGGTATGGGAGAGCAAGATGGTTCAATCAGTAGTCGACGACAAAACCGGATCGGTTGGAGGAAAACCAAAAGCCGGTGGTGCAGATATTCATGAATGGGATCCCGAGAACACAGAATTTTGGGAAAGTACGGGTAAAAAAATTGCGTCGCGTAACCTTTGGATCTCGATTCCTAGTTTACTGTGCGGCTTCGCCGTGTGGCTCTATTGGGGCATTATAACGGTACAAATGTTGAATCTTGGTTTCCCATTTGCGAAGTCGGAATTATTTACATTAATGGCCATTGCGGGGCTAACAGGGGCAACTCTGCGTATTCCCAGTAGCTTTTTTATTCGTTTAACGGGCGGTCGAAACACCATATTTTTTACAACGGCATTGTTAATGATTCCGGCTTTAGGTGCTGGCCTTGCTTTAAGTGATCAGAATACGCCGCTTTGGGTGTTTCAGTTGTTGGCGTTGTTGTCGGGTTTTGGTGGCGGAAACTTTGCGTCGTCTATGTCGAATATCAGTTTTTTCTATCCGAAAAAACAGCAGGGTTTGGCGCTGGGGCTGAATGCGGGCTTAGGTAATTTTGGTGTAACCACCATGCAAATTTTGGTTCCTCTGGCAATGACCTTTGGTATCTTTGGTTCGTTGGGTGGAGAGTCGATGGTGCTGCAGAATACCTCCGGTACGCTCATTGGTAAAATACCAGCGGGCGCCGAAACCTGGATACAAAACGCGGGTTTTATTTGGTTGTTACTGTTAGTACCTCTCGCGTTTTTTGGTTGGTTTGGGATGAACAATTTACGTACTAACGATGTATCGCCCCAAATACCCAACCCCGTTTTCAGTTTCGGTATTATTAGCGGTATGTTGTTGGTTGGTTTTCTGACGGCCACGTTTGGTCTATGGTTATTATTACCAGAATCGGCAAATGGTTCTGGTTTTGGGGTGCCGAAAGAAATCGTATTAGTGTTGGTTATTGCCTCAACGGTATTTTTGTTAAAGCAAATTCCCGGGCAGATTAAAAGCAATCTTAGCCGTCAGTATCAAATATTTAACAATAAAAATACGTGGGTTATGAGCGTTATCTATACGATGACGTTTGGCTCGTTTATTGGCTTCGCGGCCTCTTTTCCGCTATCGATTAAAGTCATATTTGGTTATCAGCATCTCATGGTTGACGGGGTTATGACACACGATACGGCTAACCCTAATGGGCCTAGTGCATTGATGTACGCGTGGATGGGGCCCTTTATAGGCGCGCTCATTCGTCCGTTAGGTGGATGGGTTGCCGATAAGGTGGGAGGGGCATTAGTCACTCAAATCTGTTCTATTGCGATGGTTGCGTGTTCTATTGGTGTTGCCTACTACATGAAGGCGGCCTACGGT is a genomic window of Teredinibacter purpureus containing:
- the narL gene encoding two-component system response regulator NarL; its protein translation is MTENAATILLVDDHPLLRKGLAQLIEFEDELVVIGEASNGKDAIAIAVEKDPDLIVLDLNMQGMDGIETLRGLREADVSSRIIMLTVSDNDEDVVSAITHGADGYLLKDMDPEQILENLKEAALGKMVISQKLTHILAGAIRGEGSDRPNLLAKLTSREHEILKYIAKGLSNKLIARELDISDGTVKVHVKHILKKLNLRSRVEAAVWMVNQK
- a CDS encoding MFS transporter, whose amino-acid sequence is MVQSVVDDKTGSVGGKPKAGGADIHEWDPENTEFWESTGKKIASRNLWISIPSLLCGFAVWLYWGIITVQMLNLGFPFAKSELFTLMAIAGLTGATLRIPSSFFIRLTGGRNTIFFTTALLMIPALGAGLALSDQNTPLWVFQLLALLSGFGGGNFASSMSNISFFYPKKQQGLALGLNAGLGNFGVTTMQILVPLAMTFGIFGSLGGESMVLQNTSGTLIGKIPAGAETWIQNAGFIWLLLLVPLAFFGWFGMNNLRTNDVSPQIPNPVFSFGIISGMLLVGFLTATFGLWLLLPESANGSGFGVPKEIVLVLVIASTVFLLKQIPGQIKSNLSRQYQIFNNKNTWVMSVIYTMTFGSFIGFAASFPLSIKVIFGYQHLMVDGVMTHDTANPNGPSALMYAWMGPFIGALIRPLGGWVADKVGGALVTQICSIAMVACSIGVAYYMKAAYGSSTPEEHFVAFFVLFLLLFAATGIGNGSTFRTIAMVFPKEQAGPVLGWTSAVAAYGAFYIPKVLGEQIKATTPEVALFGFAAFYAVCVFVNWWFYLRKDGEFYNP